From Hippea alviniae EP5-r, the proteins below share one genomic window:
- the def gene encoding peptide deformylase — protein MEIKVYPDRILRRKAKDVEKIDDRIIKLLDDMAQTMYKFNGIGLAAEQVGILEKLVVIDLRPDGKNQLIELINPEIIASEGIYEEHEEGCLSIPGYYDTVKDRKKWIKVKYLDRDENEQILETEDFLSVVIQHEIDHLNGKLFIDRLSPTKREFFKKQWKKIQKEREEKK, from the coding sequence ATGGAAATTAAGGTTTATCCTGATAGAATTTTAAGAAGAAAGGCGAAGGATGTTGAGAAGATAGATGATAGAATTATAAAGCTGTTAGACGATATGGCTCAAACCATGTATAAGTTCAACGGCATAGGTCTTGCAGCTGAGCAGGTTGGCATTTTAGAGAAGCTTGTTGTGATAGATTTAAGGCCAGATGGCAAAAATCAACTTATAGAGCTGATAAACCCAGAAATTATAGCAAGCGAAGGCATATATGAAGAACACGAAGAAGGTTGTCTAAGTATTCCCGGATACTATGATACAGTAAAGGATAGAAAAAAGTGGATTAAGGTAAAATATTTAGATAGAGACGAAAATGAGCAGATACTCGAGACGGAAGATTTTTTAAGCGTTGTTATTCAGCATGAGATAGACCACCTAAACGGCAAGCTATTTATAGACAGACTATCACCAACAAAAAGAGAGTTCTTCAAAAAACAGTGGAAAAAGATACAGAAAGAGAGAGAAGAGAAAAAATGA
- the fmt gene encoding methionyl-tRNA formyltransferase encodes MRILFFGTSEFSVEPLKALINSSMFEVVGVISTPDAKGKRGKKLIQPPTKIEALKHNIEVYQPEKLKDKETLNKISSFKADIFVVVSYGKFIPSEMLKLPKYGSVNIHPSLLPKYRGPSPINYALLNGDEYTGVSLIDVIDKMDAGDIYMQWVEKISRDDNYLTLHDRLSKIGSEMLLCCLENFSNIKPKPQDESLATYTKIIKKEDGLIDFKNETAYQIINKIRAFYSWPTAHFKHKGKLFKVFDAELIKTENTKPAEVVKVNKNELVIGCSKDAISIKIIQPESKKPMEIKAFLAGYKFSVGETIG; translated from the coding sequence ATGAGAATCCTATTTTTTGGAACAAGCGAGTTTTCTGTTGAGCCTTTAAAGGCACTTATTAATTCATCCATGTTTGAAGTTGTTGGCGTAATATCAACACCTGACGCCAAAGGAAAAAGAGGCAAAAAGCTCATCCAACCGCCAACAAAGATAGAAGCTCTAAAACACAATATCGAAGTGTATCAGCCCGAAAAGTTAAAAGACAAAGAGACGCTGAATAAAATAAGCTCTTTCAAAGCCGATATATTTGTTGTTGTCTCATACGGCAAATTCATACCAAGCGAGATGTTGAAACTGCCAAAGTATGGCTCTGTTAATATTCACCCTTCCCTTCTGCCAAAATACAGAGGCCCATCACCAATCAACTATGCACTTTTGAATGGAGATGAATACACAGGCGTATCACTTATTGATGTTATAGACAAAATGGATGCAGGCGACATATATATGCAGTGGGTGGAAAAGATAAGCAGAGACGATAACTATTTAACTTTGCATGATAGACTTTCAAAAATTGGCTCAGAAATGCTGCTCTGCTGCCTTGAAAATTTCTCAAACATAAAACCAAAACCGCAGGATGAGAGCCTTGCAACATACACAAAGATAATAAAAAAGGAAGACGGATTGATCGATTTCAAAAACGAGACGGCCTATCAGATAATAAACAAGATAAGGGCATTTTATAGCTGGCCAACAGCTCATTTCAAACACAAAGGGAAACTGTTCAAGGTCTTTGATGCAGAATTAATAAAGACAGAAAATACTAAACCGGCTGAAGTGGTAAAAGTAAACAAAAACGAGCTCGTAATAGGATGCAGCAAAGACGCTATATCAATAAAAATAATTCAGCCTGAATCCAAAAAGCCAATGGAAATAAAGGCATTTTTGGCAGGCTATAAGTTCTCTGTCGGTGAAACTATCGGCTAA
- the lnt gene encoding apolipoprotein N-acyltransferase, which produces MKLSAKYLLLFSILPIASYHLSILSLIAFVPIFLLLEEGKSHIYIAIYMFVFYLYIYSGIYKSTHTYYGLFFLLSIGLVVALALYQAFYILIGTWVFKKSNLPLEFYPIFFVAFEFLKDKLFYGMPLGNLNILTYNLTSFIQDASLFGSLFVDLKILLINLAVFLFLKKEPKKATIILLLTLIPLAFVHDKKQYSKTATLTIVQGNIPQNQKWEEKYLKRNLNIYTHLSNQLKSDYVLWPESAYPYLFSKSYSPSIKRLVQSNKFTLIFGAIREKNGKYYNSVISYSKQKIEIYDKQKLVPFAEFIPLGNLLGFKDESLSKGKSNVIFKEKLKIAPMVCYEENFESIARRYKTKGAELLAVFTNDAWFDKTPTFYLFPRSDIYRAIENRMWLVRAANTGISFIVNPEGKIKAEIKPDKREILTTKLKIAVYKKTIYDRFGWLFGWVMLFASILLSFYKTYKARQRT; this is translated from the coding sequence GTGAAACTATCGGCTAAATATCTTCTTCTCTTCTCCATACTGCCGATAGCATCATATCATCTCTCCATTCTATCTTTAATCGCATTTGTGCCTATATTCCTTCTTTTAGAAGAAGGGAAATCCCACATTTACATAGCAATATACATGTTTGTCTTTTATCTATACATTTACAGTGGAATATACAAAAGCACGCATACTTACTATGGGCTGTTTTTTCTTCTATCAATTGGCCTTGTTGTTGCTTTGGCTTTATATCAAGCTTTTTACATACTTATCGGAACATGGGTTTTTAAAAAGTCAAACTTACCGCTTGAATTTTACCCTATCTTTTTTGTTGCTTTTGAGTTTTTAAAAGACAAGCTCTTCTACGGTATGCCACTTGGCAATCTAAATATCTTAACCTACAACTTAACATCGTTTATCCAAGATGCATCACTATTTGGCAGTCTATTTGTTGATTTAAAAATACTCCTTATAAACTTAGCGGTATTCCTTTTTTTAAAAAAAGAACCAAAAAAGGCAACAATCATCCTTCTTTTAACTCTAATCCCATTAGCATTTGTTCATGATAAAAAGCAATACTCAAAAACAGCAACCTTAACAATCGTTCAGGGCAACATACCACAAAATCAGAAGTGGGAAGAGAAATACTTAAAAAGAAATCTAAACATATACACACATCTAAGCAATCAGTTAAAAAGCGATTATGTGCTTTGGCCTGAATCCGCATACCCTTACCTTTTCAGCAAAAGCTATTCACCTTCAATAAAAAGGCTCGTTCAATCAAACAAATTCACGCTCATATTTGGAGCAATAAGAGAGAAAAACGGCAAATATTACAACTCTGTTATCTCATACTCAAAACAGAAAATAGAGATATACGACAAGCAAAAGCTCGTTCCTTTCGCAGAGTTTATACCATTGGGCAATCTGCTTGGATTTAAAGATGAAAGCCTATCAAAAGGTAAGTCAAATGTAATATTCAAAGAAAAACTCAAGATAGCGCCAATGGTATGTTATGAAGAGAACTTCGAAAGTATTGCAAGAAGATACAAAACAAAAGGTGCTGAACTGCTTGCAGTATTCACAAACGACGCATGGTTTGATAAAACGCCCACATTCTATCTCTTCCCACGAAGCGATATATATAGGGCAATAGAGAATAGAATGTGGCTTGTAAGGGCAGCAAATACAGGCATAAGCTTTATTGTCAATCCAGAAGGCAAAATCAAAGCAGAGATTAAACCCGACAAAAGAGAAATCTTAACAACAAAACTGAAGATTGCAGTCTATAAAAAAACAATTTACGACAGGTTCGGCTGGCTGTTTGGGTGGGTTATGCTTTTTGCATCTATACTTTTATCTTTCTATAAAACATATAAAGCCCGACAAAGAACATAA
- a CDS encoding LptF/LptG family permease, with protein MFKKIDIYILKSLAVSFFISFFIISAVMIIGDVIKIYDIIFASGSSLRRILNILLYITLFLSIFSIPMALTIAINYVYSEMSNSSEITAIRSSGISLARVYLPSLIFTFAVFVFLVYDIAFLAPKARFHYKDELVKAFRNKIYMNLKPSTFYKNLGGVMWMGSISADHKHLTDVFFSNKNDVFVSKKGVLKDTYNGILADFLSVKAYSEKKSGWEFGSFKDYEVSFALKEINKKPSGVRYMTIAKLIGYYKKTKDRDALYKINKMISMSLSVFSLSLIAFSFGITFSRSGKSAGIVVSLFLFFGLYVLLALAGSLFDGYGVIFPVYAPSVFMFFVGLYMFYRKIKV; from the coding sequence ATGTTTAAAAAGATAGATATTTACATTCTAAAGAGTCTTGCAGTATCGTTTTTTATCTCTTTTTTTATTATTTCTGCTGTAATGATAATAGGTGATGTAATCAAAATTTACGACATTATCTTTGCATCCGGTTCTTCTTTGAGAAGAATTTTGAATATACTTCTATACATAACATTGTTTCTTTCAATTTTTAGTATTCCTATGGCCTTGACCATTGCTATAAATTATGTTTATTCCGAGATGTCTAATAGTTCGGAGATAACGGCTATTAGAAGCTCTGGCATCTCTCTTGCAAGGGTATATCTTCCTTCTTTGATATTCACATTTGCCGTTTTTGTTTTTCTTGTATATGATATTGCTTTTCTTGCTCCAAAGGCAAGGTTTCATTATAAGGATGAGCTTGTTAAGGCATTTAGAAATAAAATTTATATGAATTTGAAGCCATCAACATTTTACAAAAATTTGGGTGGTGTAATGTGGATGGGTTCTATCTCTGCAGACCATAAGCATCTGACAGATGTGTTTTTTTCAAACAAGAATGATGTGTTTGTATCTAAGAAGGGAGTTTTGAAGGATACATACAACGGTATATTGGCGGATTTTCTATCTGTTAAAGCCTATTCCGAGAAGAAAAGCGGATGGGAATTTGGTTCTTTTAAAGACTATGAAGTCTCTTTTGCATTGAAGGAGATAAATAAAAAGCCGTCGGGCGTAAGATATATGACAATAGCTAAACTTATTGGATATTACAAGAAAACTAAGGATAGAGATGCGCTCTATAAAATAAACAAGATGATTTCGATGTCTTTGAGTGTCTTCTCTTTATCGCTTATTGCCTTTAGTTTTGGCATAACATTCTCAAGAAGTGGTAAAAGTGCAGGCATTGTTGTTAGTCTGTTTCTGTTTTTTGGTCTGTATGTTTTGCTTGCACTTGCGGGTTCTCTCTTTGATGGATATGGCGTAATCTTTCCTGTGTATGCTCCAAGTGTGTTTATGTTCTTTGTCGGGCTTTATATGTTTTATAGAAAGATAAAAGTATAG
- a CDS encoding prepilin peptidase encodes MIYLVVFLFGLVIGSFLNVCIYRIPLGKSIVFPPSSCPVCDRRIKWYDNIPVISYILLGGRCRYCKSRISLVYPAVELLTAVITVGVYKKFGLDINTLFYLLFCYMLIVGSFVDFKHYIIPDRISLGLMVLGLVFGYFAHRFLFSLYGLVFGFALLYFVAVLGKLLFKKEAMGGGDIKLLGGIGAFVGIKGVLFVLFFSSLIGSLVGIALIIAKKTEMSGRIPFGPYLSFAALIYLFFGQQILRFLGYV; translated from the coding sequence ATGATTTATCTTGTTGTGTTTTTGTTTGGCCTTGTTATTGGCAGCTTCTTAAATGTTTGTATATACAGGATACCTTTGGGAAAATCGATAGTTTTTCCGCCTTCAAGTTGTCCTGTTTGTGATAGAAGGATAAAGTGGTATGACAATATACCAGTTATAAGCTATATACTGCTTGGCGGTAGATGTAGATACTGCAAAAGCAGAATATCACTCGTCTATCCTGCTGTTGAGCTTTTGACCGCAGTTATAACGGTTGGTGTTTATAAGAAGTTTGGTTTAGACATTAATACGCTCTTTTATCTTCTGTTTTGCTATATGCTTATAGTCGGAAGTTTTGTTGATTTTAAACATTATATAATACCTGATAGAATAAGCTTGGGTTTGATGGTTTTAGGGCTTGTCTTTGGATATTTTGCCCATAGATTTCTCTTTTCGCTTTACGGACTTGTCTTTGGTTTTGCTCTGTTGTATTTTGTTGCAGTTTTAGGAAAGTTACTTTTTAAAAAGGAAGCGATGGGTGGTGGTGATATAAAGCTGCTTGGCGGCATAGGTGCTTTTGTTGGGATTAAGGGTGTTCTTTTTGTTTTGTTTTTCTCATCTTTAATCGGCAGTCTTGTTGGTATTGCTCTTATAATTGCTAAAAAAACAGAGATGAGTGGCAGGATACCGTTTGGCCCTTATTTATCTTTTGCCGCTTTGATTTATCTCTTTTTTGGCCAGCAGATTCTAAGGTTTTTGGGCTATGTTTAA